One segment of Vallicoccus soli DNA contains the following:
- a CDS encoding DUF5130 family protein: MARVPAGEAFTEREAEDIRRALRVAEQVSGLAFSVYVGNVPGEDARSGARELHAQLPDPARSVLLTIDPGARTIEVVTGSEAVRRVDDRSCSLATMSMSSAFAGGDLAGGIAEGVRMLGDHAHSSRRR; the protein is encoded by the coding sequence GTGGCGCGAGTGCCCGCTGGTGAGGCGTTCACCGAGCGCGAGGCCGAGGACATCCGCCGGGCGCTGCGCGTCGCCGAGCAGGTCAGCGGCCTCGCCTTCTCCGTCTACGTCGGGAACGTGCCCGGCGAGGACGCCCGCTCCGGGGCCCGCGAGCTGCACGCCCAGCTGCCCGACCCGGCGCGCAGCGTCCTGCTGACGATCGACCCGGGCGCGCGCACCATCGAGGTGGTCACCGGCAGCGAGGCGGTCCGCCGCGTCGACGACCGCTCGTGCAGCCTCGCGACGATGTCGATGTCGTCGGCCTTCGCCGGCGGGGACCTCGCGGGGGGCATCGCCGAGGGCGTGCGCATGCTCGGCGACCACGCGCACTCCTCCCGCCGGCGCTGA
- the malQ gene encoding 4-alpha-glucanotransferase, translating to MTADSALDELASSYGVATGFVDWQGRPTDVPEETVRAVLAALGVDASTPEAVRRAAAERADAPWRRLAPVCTVTRQGRAPWVRAHVPHGDPVRVHVELEEGGRRELRQVDHWVDPREVDGVLTGAATFEVPGDLPLGYHRLVARSGEREESGALVVTPAWLGLPASLGDRRAWGFTAQLYSVRSERSWGHGDLADLAELGAWSARELGAGFVLVNPLHAPDPVPPIEPSPYLPSTRRFVSPLYLRVEDVPEYAYLGGPERSRVQRLAKARRATNEQDVQLDRSAVWKAKSAALALVHAVERSPRRQAAFAAFVAREGQGLVDFATWCALAEVHGAQWQEWPQELRDPRSPAVARAREELRERVDLHCWMQWVLDEQLARAQRECLEAGMPLGVVHDLAVGVHPTGADAWSLQDVLARDVNVGAPPDAFNQQGQDWSQPPWRPDRLAELGYAPFRDMIRTILRHAGGIRVDHVLGLFRLWWVPAGAAADRGTYVRYDAEAMVGVLALEAARAGAVVVGEDLGTVEPGVREHLAERGVLGTSILWFERDGEGRPLPPERWRELTLAAVTTHDLPPTAGYLQGEHIRIRSELGLLTRDVEEERRIDAEEQAAWLALLRERGLVPEDPSPREVVEGLHRLLAQSPSRLLGVALPDATGDVRALNQPGTSDEYPNWRLPLSDGDRRPLLLEEVVRSERARALAAAVGGAPLPAHEGGGR from the coding sequence GTGACCGCAGACAGCGCCCTCGACGAGCTGGCGAGCTCGTACGGCGTCGCCACCGGCTTCGTCGACTGGCAGGGCCGGCCGACGGACGTGCCCGAGGAGACCGTACGGGCGGTCCTCGCCGCCCTCGGCGTCGACGCCTCCACCCCCGAGGCGGTGCGCCGCGCGGCCGCCGAGCGCGCCGACGCGCCGTGGCGGCGCCTCGCCCCCGTCTGCACCGTCACCCGGCAGGGCCGCGCGCCCTGGGTCCGGGCGCACGTGCCGCACGGCGACCCGGTGCGGGTGCACGTCGAGCTCGAGGAGGGCGGTCGCCGGGAGCTGCGCCAGGTCGACCACTGGGTGGACCCGCGCGAGGTCGACGGCGTCCTCACCGGCGCGGCCACCTTCGAGGTGCCGGGCGACCTGCCGCTGGGCTACCACCGGCTCGTCGCCCGCAGCGGCGAGCGCGAGGAGTCCGGCGCGCTCGTCGTCACCCCCGCGTGGCTGGGGCTTCCCGCGTCCCTCGGGGACCGGCGCGCGTGGGGCTTCACCGCGCAGCTCTACTCGGTGCGCTCGGAGCGTTCGTGGGGCCACGGCGACCTCGCCGACCTCGCCGAGCTCGGCGCCTGGAGCGCCCGCGAGCTCGGGGCGGGCTTCGTGCTCGTCAACCCGCTGCACGCGCCCGACCCGGTCCCGCCGATCGAGCCGTCGCCCTACCTGCCGTCGACGCGCCGCTTCGTCAGCCCCCTCTACCTGCGGGTCGAGGACGTGCCGGAGTACGCCTACCTCGGCGGGCCCGAGCGCTCCCGGGTGCAGCGGCTGGCCAAGGCGCGCCGCGCGACCAACGAGCAGGACGTGCAGCTCGACCGCAGCGCGGTCTGGAAGGCCAAGAGCGCGGCGCTGGCCCTCGTCCACGCGGTGGAGCGCTCGCCGCGGCGCCAGGCGGCGTTCGCCGCGTTCGTCGCGCGGGAGGGGCAGGGCCTCGTCGACTTCGCCACCTGGTGCGCGCTCGCCGAGGTGCACGGCGCCCAGTGGCAGGAGTGGCCGCAGGAGCTGCGCGACCCCCGCTCGCCGGCCGTCGCCCGCGCCCGCGAGGAGCTGCGCGAGCGGGTCGACCTGCACTGCTGGATGCAGTGGGTGCTCGACGAGCAGCTCGCGCGCGCCCAGCGCGAGTGCCTCGAGGCGGGGATGCCGCTGGGCGTGGTCCACGACCTCGCGGTCGGCGTGCACCCCACGGGGGCGGACGCCTGGTCGCTGCAGGACGTCCTGGCCCGCGACGTCAACGTGGGGGCGCCGCCGGACGCCTTCAACCAGCAGGGCCAGGACTGGTCGCAGCCGCCGTGGCGCCCGGACCGGCTCGCCGAGCTGGGCTACGCCCCGTTCCGCGACATGATCCGCACGATCCTGCGCCACGCCGGCGGCATCCGGGTGGACCACGTGCTCGGCCTCTTCCGCCTCTGGTGGGTGCCCGCGGGGGCCGCCGCGGACCGCGGGACCTACGTCCGCTACGACGCCGAGGCGATGGTCGGCGTCCTCGCGCTGGAGGCCGCGCGCGCCGGGGCCGTCGTGGTGGGCGAGGACCTCGGCACGGTCGAGCCGGGGGTGCGCGAGCACCTCGCCGAGCGCGGCGTCCTGGGCACGTCGATCCTGTGGTTCGAGCGCGACGGCGAGGGCCGCCCGCTGCCGCCGGAGCGCTGGCGCGAGCTCACGCTCGCCGCGGTGACCACGCACGACCTGCCCCCGACGGCCGGCTACCTGCAGGGCGAGCACATCAGGATCCGCTCGGAGCTGGGCCTGCTGACGCGCGACGTCGAGGAGGAGCGGCGCATCGACGCCGAGGAGCAGGCGGCCTGGCTCGCGCTGCTGCGCGAGCGGGGCCTCGTGCCCGAGGACCCCTCGCCCCGCGAGGTGGTCGAGGGGCTGCACCGCCTCCTCGCGCAGTCGCCGTCCCGGCTGCTCGGCGTGGCCCTGCCCGACGCCACCGGCGACGTGCGCGCGCTGAACCAGCCGGGCACCTCCGACGAGTACCCGAACTGGCGCCTGCCGCTGTCGGACGGCGACCGGCGGCCCCTGCTGCTCGAGGAGGTCGTGCGCTCGGAGCGGGCGCGCGCCCTCGCCGCGGCGGTCGGCGGCGCGCCGCTGCCCGCCCACGAGGGTGGTGGGCGGTGA
- a CDS encoding amidase produces the protein MTAGGSAPHDLTALEQAAALRAGELDPVELVEHYEARAERLDAVVGAFATRTPERALEQARAARARLAAARAGGELAELAARAPLFGVPVPVKDLHAVAGVRMRAGSRVVDVVPEVDDHVVRRLAAAGATMTGKTSAPELGLPCYTEPDVAPPARSPWDLARSAGGSSGGAAAAVAAGLAPVAHGSDGGGSIRIPASACGLVGLKPSRGRVSGGPLPGAVGDLGVHGPLARTVADAAALLDAMAGAWPGDPFAAPPLPPGTTFLAAAGRPPGRLRVGRHRVPPVPGAVVAPEVVAAYDAASALLEDLGHDVEEVPAPFGPDVVPHFEVLWSVSALQVPLPPAAEPLLRPLTRWLRERGRAVSGLGLAQAQGAGRTAARRALEATAAYDVVLTPTLAQLPAPVGGLRDDDDPAADFAAQKAFTPFTSTANLTGQPALSLPLGTTAQGLPVGVQLLGRYGEEALLLALGGQLEAAAPWRGRVPALW, from the coding sequence ATGACCGCCGGGGGCAGCGCGCCGCACGACCTCACCGCCCTGGAGCAGGCTGCCGCGCTGCGCGCGGGCGAGCTCGACCCCGTCGAGCTCGTCGAGCACTACGAGGCGCGCGCGGAGCGCCTCGACGCCGTCGTCGGGGCGTTCGCGACCCGGACCCCGGAGCGGGCCCTGGAGCAGGCGCGCGCGGCCCGGGCCCGGCTGGCCGCCGCGCGGGCCGGCGGCGAGCTCGCGGAGCTGGCCGCCCGGGCACCGCTGTTCGGGGTGCCCGTGCCGGTGAAGGACCTGCACGCCGTGGCCGGCGTGCGGATGCGCGCGGGCTCGCGCGTCGTCGACGTGGTGCCGGAGGTCGACGACCACGTCGTGCGGCGCCTCGCCGCCGCCGGCGCCACGATGACCGGCAAGACGAGCGCGCCCGAGCTCGGCCTGCCCTGCTACACCGAGCCCGACGTGGCCCCGCCCGCCCGCTCGCCCTGGGACCTCGCGCGCTCCGCGGGCGGGTCGAGCGGCGGCGCGGCGGCCGCGGTGGCGGCCGGGCTCGCGCCGGTGGCGCACGGGTCCGACGGCGGCGGCTCGATCCGCATCCCGGCGAGCGCCTGCGGGCTCGTCGGGCTCAAGCCCAGCCGCGGGCGGGTCAGCGGGGGCCCGCTGCCCGGCGCCGTCGGCGACCTCGGGGTGCACGGGCCGCTGGCGCGCACCGTCGCCGACGCGGCCGCGCTGCTCGACGCGATGGCCGGTGCCTGGCCCGGCGACCCGTTCGCGGCGCCGCCGCTGCCGCCGGGGACGACGTTCCTCGCCGCGGCGGGCCGGCCCCCGGGGCGGCTGCGGGTGGGCCGGCACCGGGTGCCGCCGGTGCCCGGCGCGGTGGTCGCGCCGGAGGTGGTCGCGGCGTACGACGCGGCGAGCGCCCTGCTGGAGGACCTCGGCCACGACGTCGAGGAGGTGCCGGCGCCGTTCGGGCCCGACGTCGTCCCGCACTTCGAGGTGCTCTGGTCGGTGTCGGCCCTGCAGGTCCCGCTCCCGCCGGCCGCCGAGCCCCTGCTGCGCCCGCTGACCCGGTGGCTGCGCGAGCGCGGCCGCGCCGTGAGCGGCCTCGGGCTGGCCCAGGCCCAGGGGGCCGGGCGCACCGCGGCGCGCCGCGCGCTCGAGGCCACGGCGGCGTACGACGTGGTGCTCACCCCCACGCTGGCGCAGCTGCCGGCGCCGGTGGGCGGGCTGCGGGACGACGACGACCCGGCCGCGGACTTCGCGGCGCAGAAGGCGTTCACGCCCTTCACCTCCACGGCCAACCTCACCGGCCAGCCGGCGCTCTCGCTGCCGCTGGGGACCACCGCGCAGGGGCTGCCCGTCGGGGTGCAGCTGCTCGGCCGCTACGGCGAGGAGGCCCTCCTGCTCGCCCTGGGCGGGCAGCTCGAGGCGGCGGCGCCCTGGCGGGGGCGGGTGCCCGCGCTGTGGTGA
- a CDS encoding HNH endonuclease, whose protein sequence is MAHALVLNATYEPLCVVPQRRALVLVLSRKAVALEASGVVVRAAALSVDAPAVVRLVRFVKVPYRGPVPLTRRAVFARDGGRCAYCGGSAATIDHVVPRSRGGRHEWGNVVAACHRCNHVKGDRHVAELGWRLRHPPGQPVGQAWRILGTGRSDPCWGPYLAAFGGEDLGVAPASA, encoded by the coding sequence ATGGCCCACGCGCTGGTCCTCAACGCGACGTACGAGCCGCTCTGCGTCGTGCCGCAGCGCCGCGCCCTCGTCCTCGTCCTGTCCCGCAAGGCGGTAGCCCTGGAGGCCTCCGGCGTCGTCGTGCGCGCGGCGGCGCTGAGCGTCGACGCCCCGGCGGTCGTGCGGCTCGTGCGGTTCGTCAAGGTGCCCTACCGCGGCCCCGTCCCCCTGACGCGGCGCGCGGTGTTCGCCCGCGACGGGGGGCGCTGCGCGTACTGCGGGGGGTCGGCGGCGACGATCGACCACGTGGTCCCGCGCAGCCGCGGCGGGCGGCACGAGTGGGGCAACGTCGTCGCGGCCTGCCACCGCTGCAACCACGTCAAGGGCGACCGGCACGTGGCCGAGCTCGGCTGGCGGCTGCGCCACCCGCCCGGGCAGCCGGTGGGGCAGGCGTGGCGCATCCTGGGGACGGGGCGCAGCGACCCCTGCTGGGGGCCGTACCTCGCGGCCTTCGGCGGCGAGGACCTCGGCGTCGCCCCCGCCAGCGCGTAG
- a CDS encoding prolyl oligopeptidase family serine peptidase, with translation MTSQPSPAAPETRPDYPPADRLDLVEELHGHRVADPYRWLEDPDDPRTAAWSAAQDALCAARLEALPGREHLRGRLRALLGAGVESPPVWRGERRFLVRRTAGQEHGVLLTVDPDGTERVLVDPVALDPSGLTTLDAWQPSKEGGLLAYQVSEGGTEESVLRVLDVATGEVVDGPVDRARYSPVAWLPGGRAYYYVRRLAPEQVPAGEEQYHRRVWLHRLGTDPAEDVEVLGAGLERTNYYGVSVSLDGRWLAVSASAGTAPRNDLWLADLSASSPGAPDLRPVQQGVDAQTSLHVGRDGRAYVLTDRDAPRGRLAVADPADPAHGGWRDLVPEDPEAVLESYAVLDGEALAEPLLLVSWTRHAVGEVSVHDLATGARRGSLDLPGLGSVGGLRERPEGGHEAWFSYTDHVTPPTVHRYDATTGEVSVWARPPGSVQVPPVRTRQVVYRSADGTRVRMFVVSPAADGDGPDRPRPTVLYGYGGFGVPLAPGYSASTLAWVEAGGVYVVANLRGGSEEGEAWHRAGMREHKQAVFDDFHAAAEHLLAEGWTTREQLSVSGGSNGGLLVGAALTQRPDLFAAVVCSAPLLDMVRYERFGLGATWNDEYGTAEDPEELGWLLSYSPYHRVREGVDYPAVLFTVFDGDTRVDPLHARKLCAALQHATSGPRPVLLRREGDVGHGARSVTRTVALSADSLAFAAARTGLPLGAAG, from the coding sequence GTGACGAGCCAGCCCTCCCCCGCCGCGCCCGAGACCCGTCCCGACTACCCCCCGGCCGACCGGCTGGACCTCGTCGAGGAGCTGCACGGGCACCGGGTGGCCGACCCCTACCGCTGGCTCGAGGACCCCGACGACCCGCGCACCGCCGCCTGGTCGGCGGCCCAGGACGCCCTGTGCGCCGCGCGGCTCGAGGCGCTGCCCGGGCGCGAGCACCTGCGCGGGCGCCTGCGCGCCCTGCTGGGCGCCGGCGTCGAGTCGCCCCCGGTCTGGCGCGGCGAGCGGCGCTTCCTCGTGCGCCGCACGGCGGGGCAGGAGCACGGCGTCCTGCTCACGGTCGACCCCGACGGCACGGAGCGGGTGCTCGTCGACCCGGTCGCGCTGGACCCGTCCGGCCTCACCACGCTCGACGCCTGGCAGCCGAGCAAGGAGGGCGGCCTGCTGGCGTACCAGGTGTCCGAGGGCGGCACGGAGGAGTCGGTGCTGCGGGTGCTCGACGTCGCCACCGGCGAGGTCGTCGACGGCCCGGTCGACCGCGCCCGCTACTCCCCGGTGGCCTGGCTGCCGGGCGGGCGGGCGTACTACTACGTCCGGCGCCTGGCGCCGGAGCAGGTACCCGCGGGCGAGGAGCAGTACCACCGGAGGGTGTGGCTGCACCGGCTGGGCACCGACCCCGCCGAGGACGTCGAGGTCCTCGGGGCCGGCCTGGAGAGGACCAACTACTACGGGGTCTCGGTGAGCCTCGACGGGCGCTGGCTGGCCGTGTCGGCGTCCGCCGGGACCGCGCCGCGCAACGACCTGTGGCTGGCCGACCTGTCGGCGTCCTCGCCGGGGGCGCCGGACCTGCGCCCGGTCCAGCAGGGGGTGGACGCGCAGACCTCGCTGCACGTGGGGCGCGACGGGCGGGCGTACGTCCTGACCGACCGCGACGCCCCGCGCGGCCGCCTCGCGGTGGCCGACCCCGCCGACCCGGCGCACGGGGGGTGGCGCGACCTGGTCCCGGAGGACCCCGAGGCGGTGCTCGAGTCCTACGCGGTCCTCGACGGCGAGGCCCTCGCCGAGCCGCTGCTGCTGGTCTCGTGGACGCGGCACGCCGTGGGCGAGGTGAGCGTGCACGACCTCGCGACGGGGGCGCGCCGGGGCTCGCTCGACCTGCCCGGCCTGGGGTCGGTCGGCGGGCTGCGCGAGCGGCCCGAGGGCGGGCACGAGGCCTGGTTCTCCTACACGGACCACGTGACGCCGCCGACGGTGCACCGCTACGACGCCACGACGGGCGAGGTCTCGGTCTGGGCCCGCCCGCCGGGCTCCGTGCAGGTGCCGCCGGTGCGCACGCGCCAGGTCGTCTACCGCTCGGCGGACGGCACGCGGGTGCGGATGTTCGTGGTGTCCCCGGCGGCCGACGGCGACGGCCCCGACCGCCCGCGCCCGACCGTGCTCTACGGGTACGGCGGGTTCGGCGTGCCGCTGGCCCCGGGCTACTCCGCGAGCACGCTCGCGTGGGTCGAGGCCGGCGGGGTCTACGTGGTGGCGAACCTGCGCGGCGGCTCCGAGGAGGGCGAGGCGTGGCACCGGGCCGGCATGCGCGAGCACAAGCAGGCCGTGTTCGACGACTTCCACGCCGCCGCCGAGCACCTGCTGGCCGAGGGGTGGACGACGCGCGAGCAGCTGTCGGTCAGCGGCGGGTCGAACGGCGGGCTCCTCGTGGGCGCGGCCCTGACGCAGCGGCCCGACCTGTTCGCCGCCGTCGTCTGCAGCGCGCCGCTGCTCGACATGGTCCGCTACGAGCGGTTCGGGCTCGGCGCGACCTGGAACGACGAGTACGGCACCGCCGAGGACCCCGAGGAGCTGGGCTGGCTGCTGTCGTACTCGCCGTACCACCGGGTGCGCGAGGGGGTCGACTACCCGGCGGTGCTCTTCACCGTCTTCGACGGCGACACCCGCGTCGACCCGCTGCACGCGCGCAAGCTCTGCGCCGCCCTGCAGCACGCGACCAGCGGACCGCGCCCGGTGCTGCTGCGCCGCGAGGGCGACGTCGGGCACGGGGCGCGCTCGGTGACCCGCACCGTGGCGCTCAGCGCGGACTCCCTCGCCTTCGCCGCGGCGCGCACCGGCCTGCCCCTGGGCGCCGCTGGCTAG
- a CDS encoding mechanosensitive ion channel family protein, with amino-acid sequence MPSPLAAPAPAATPGAAVPAPTPTPSGAATPSLEDLVARLTGDDQEATPGLACWQDPAQAESLCRRVYDVTGSEWLARSSDWVVAKPATVLFVLLVAVVLRRLLHRLITRLAARVGEGTVPGALQRGKARELLYDSPLVSERRKQRAETMGSVLRSVTTGVVFSIAGLMVLAELGLDIAPLLASAGILGVALGFGAQTLVKDFLSGMFMILEDQYGVGDVVDLGEASGSVEAVGLRITRLRSVDGTVWYVRNGEVLRVGNMSQGWARAVLDMQVAPGTDVAKVRSIMQAEAHALAEDPAFAELVLEEPEVWGVEATTADALVVRAVVKTVPLKQWDVARELRQRITAAFDREGVPFPFQRMMWTGAQGPGAEGAGAQPRDAAG; translated from the coding sequence GTGCCGTCCCCGCTCGCCGCCCCCGCGCCCGCCGCCACCCCGGGCGCCGCCGTCCCGGCCCCGACGCCGACGCCCTCGGGCGCCGCGACGCCGTCGCTGGAGGACCTCGTGGCCCGCCTCACCGGCGACGACCAGGAGGCGACCCCGGGCCTGGCGTGCTGGCAGGACCCGGCGCAGGCGGAGTCCCTGTGCCGGCGGGTCTACGACGTGACCGGCAGCGAGTGGCTCGCGCGCTCCTCGGACTGGGTCGTCGCCAAGCCCGCGACGGTGCTGTTCGTCCTGCTCGTGGCGGTCGTCCTGCGCCGGCTGCTGCACCGGCTCATCACCCGCCTGGCCGCCCGGGTCGGCGAGGGCACGGTGCCCGGTGCGCTGCAGCGCGGCAAGGCGCGCGAGCTGCTCTACGACAGCCCCCTGGTGTCCGAGCGCCGCAAGCAGCGCGCGGAGACGATGGGCTCGGTCCTGCGCAGCGTCACCACCGGCGTCGTCTTCTCCATCGCCGGGCTCATGGTGCTCGCCGAGCTCGGCCTCGACATCGCGCCGCTGCTGGCGAGCGCCGGGATCCTCGGCGTGGCGCTCGGCTTCGGCGCGCAGACGCTCGTCAAGGACTTCCTGTCCGGCATGTTCATGATCCTCGAGGACCAGTACGGCGTCGGCGACGTCGTCGACCTCGGCGAGGCGTCCGGCAGCGTCGAGGCGGTGGGCCTGCGCATCACCCGGCTGCGGTCGGTCGACGGGACGGTCTGGTACGTCCGCAACGGCGAGGTCCTGCGCGTCGGCAACATGAGCCAGGGCTGGGCGCGGGCGGTGCTCGACATGCAGGTCGCGCCCGGCACCGACGTGGCGAAGGTGCGCTCGATCATGCAGGCCGAGGCGCACGCCCTCGCCGAGGACCCCGCCTTCGCCGAGCTGGTGCTCGAGGAGCCGGAGGTGTGGGGCGTGGAGGCGACCACGGCCGACGCCCTCGTCGTGCGCGCCGTGGTCAAGACGGTGCCGCTCAAGCAGTGGGACGTCGCGCGCGAGCTGCGCCAGCGCATCACCGCAGCCTTCGACCGCGAGGGCGTGCCGTTCCCGTTCCAGCGGATGATGTGGACGGGCGCGCAGGGGCCCGGCGCCGAGGGTGCGGGCGCTCAGCCGCGCGACGCGGCGGGCTGA
- a CDS encoding putative bifunctional diguanylate cyclase/phosphodiesterase, which translates to MGKIVERCRRLRVEPVHALVALQAALAGGVLLLTPGAGNASALWWWALLPLFAAAEVLVVHVPTERSSHAHTLREVPAVLGLVFLAHHDYVLAHVLGSTLALLLWARQRGTKLAFNATMFALEASVGSALYPLLLGGAEASDPRGWTAALAAVLVTDLLAAAAVTAAISASEGRYDGQLLREALRGGLVAAMINTCLALLVVVLVLESPGALPLLGAVLLLLVAGYRAYVRLGSGYGRLQLLYRFVGAAQRPGEGGATAAALAEDARELLRADRAELVLLPGAGGPGARTAAVRDGGVSTRDWDGSPAPDDAWWRPALDGEPVLLRHAGRPRGTGDGPAAAPRDGIAVPLRAEGVRGALVVAERLFEEETFSQQDLRLLETLGAHAAVALDRARLVDRLRAVAAQREHEALHDALTGLPNRRWLTAQLDALLRAGDAGALVLLGLDDFRDVNDTLGHSAGDALLRSVADRLRTAAPGAVARLGGDEFAVLLPGVAVDAAVDVAAALAHGVGRAADVQGLAVTVQASAGVAGLGAGRGPGPAGGPATAEALLSAADVALCRAKERRSAVEAYRPEDGEATRRRMVLARDLPRALEDGIEVWFQPQARAADGAVTGAEALLRWEHPRYGAVPPPEVVAVAERTGLLRRLTDRVLAAALAARADWARAGHELDVSVNVTAADVADEGLVAAVAAALAGTATPPARLTVEITESGAMEDPERCLAVLDRLAGLGVRLSVDDFGTGHSSLAYLDRLPVHEVKVDRSFVARLDAAGSDATVVRTTVALAHQLGLQVVAEGVEVPAQWRAVADLGCELVQGYGLARPLPPEAVLAWLDAHRAGAGPGLRGQPAASRG; encoded by the coding sequence GTGGGGAAGATCGTCGAGCGGTGCCGCCGCCTGCGCGTCGAGCCGGTGCACGCGCTCGTGGCGCTGCAGGCCGCGCTGGCCGGCGGCGTGCTGCTGCTCACCCCCGGGGCCGGGAACGCCTCCGCGCTGTGGTGGTGGGCGCTGCTGCCGCTCTTCGCCGCGGCCGAGGTCCTCGTCGTCCACGTGCCGACCGAGCGCAGCTCGCACGCCCACACGCTCCGCGAGGTGCCGGCCGTCCTCGGGCTGGTCTTCCTCGCCCACCACGACTACGTCCTGGCCCACGTCCTCGGCAGCACGCTGGCGCTGCTGCTCTGGGCGCGCCAGCGCGGGACCAAGCTCGCCTTCAACGCCACGATGTTCGCCCTCGAGGCGTCCGTCGGCAGCGCGCTGTACCCCCTCCTGCTGGGCGGGGCCGAGGCGTCGGACCCGCGGGGCTGGACGGCGGCGCTGGCCGCGGTCCTCGTGACCGACCTGCTGGCCGCGGCCGCCGTGACCGCCGCCATCAGCGCGTCGGAGGGCCGCTACGACGGCCAGCTGCTCCGCGAGGCGCTGCGCGGGGGCCTCGTGGCGGCGATGATCAACACCTGCCTGGCGCTGCTCGTGGTGGTGCTCGTGCTGGAGAGCCCGGGCGCGCTGCCGCTGCTCGGCGCCGTGCTCCTGCTGCTCGTGGCCGGGTACCGGGCGTACGTCCGGCTCGGCAGCGGGTACGGGCGGCTGCAGCTGCTCTACCGCTTCGTCGGCGCCGCGCAGCGCCCGGGCGAGGGCGGCGCCACGGCGGCCGCCCTGGCGGAGGACGCGCGGGAGCTGCTCCGGGCGGACCGGGCCGAGCTCGTGCTGCTCCCGGGGGCCGGCGGGCCGGGCGCGCGGACCGCGGCCGTGCGCGACGGCGGTGTGAGCACCCGGGACTGGGACGGGTCGCCGGCGCCCGACGACGCGTGGTGGCGCCCCGCCCTGGACGGCGAGCCCGTCCTGCTGCGCCACGCGGGCCGCCCGCGCGGCACCGGCGACGGGCCGGCGGCGGCCCCCCGCGACGGCATCGCGGTGCCGCTGCGGGCCGAGGGGGTGCGCGGCGCGCTCGTCGTCGCCGAGCGCCTCTTCGAGGAGGAGACCTTCAGCCAGCAGGACCTGCGGCTCCTGGAGACCCTCGGCGCGCACGCCGCCGTGGCCCTGGACCGCGCGCGCCTCGTCGACCGGCTGCGCGCGGTCGCCGCGCAGCGCGAGCACGAGGCCCTGCACGACGCCCTCACCGGGCTGCCCAACCGGCGCTGGCTCACCGCGCAGCTGGACGCCCTGCTGCGCGCCGGCGACGCGGGCGCCCTCGTACTGCTCGGGCTCGACGACTTCCGCGACGTGAACGACACCCTCGGGCACAGCGCGGGCGACGCCCTGCTGCGCAGCGTCGCCGACCGCCTGCGGACCGCGGCGCCCGGGGCGGTGGCCCGCCTCGGGGGCGACGAGTTCGCGGTCCTGCTGCCCGGGGTCGCGGTCGACGCCGCCGTGGACGTCGCCGCGGCGCTCGCGCACGGGGTCGGGCGCGCGGCTGACGTGCAGGGCCTGGCGGTCACGGTGCAGGCGAGCGCCGGCGTGGCCGGCCTCGGCGCCGGCCGCGGCCCGGGGCCCGCCGGGGGCCCCGCGACCGCGGAGGCGCTGCTCTCCGCGGCGGACGTGGCGCTGTGCCGGGCCAAGGAGCGGCGCAGCGCCGTGGAGGCGTACCGGCCCGAGGACGGGGAGGCGACGCGGCGGCGCATGGTGCTCGCGCGCGACCTGCCGCGCGCCCTGGAGGACGGCATCGAGGTGTGGTTCCAGCCGCAGGCGCGCGCCGCGGACGGCGCGGTCACCGGTGCGGAGGCGCTGCTGCGCTGGGAGCACCCGCGCTACGGGGCCGTCCCGCCGCCGGAGGTGGTCGCGGTGGCGGAGCGCACCGGGCTGCTGCGCCGCCTCACCGACCGCGTCCTCGCCGCGGCGCTCGCGGCGCGCGCCGACTGGGCGCGGGCCGGGCACGAGCTGGACGTCTCGGTGAACGTCACGGCGGCGGACGTGGCGGACGAGGGGCTCGTCGCCGCCGTCGCCGCGGCGCTCGCCGGCACCGCCACGCCGCCCGCGCGGCTCACCGTCGAGATCACCGAGAGCGGCGCCATGGAGGACCCCGAGCGGTGCCTCGCCGTGCTCGACCGGCTCGCCGGCCTCGGCGTGCGCCTGAGCGTCGACGACTTCGGCACCGGGCACAGCTCGCTGGCCTACCTCGACCGCCTGCCGGTGCACGAGGTCAAGGTGGACCGCTCCTTCGTCGCACGCCTGGACGCGGCCGGCTCCGACGCCACCGTGGTGCGCACCACCGTGGCGCTGGCGCACCAGCTGGGGCTGCAGGTGGTCGCGGAGGGCGTGGAGGTCCCCGCGCAGTGGCGGGCGGTCGCCGACCTGGGCTGCGAGCTCGTGCAGGGCTACGGGCTGGCCCGGCCCCTGCCCCCCGAGGCGGTCCTCGCCTGGCTCGACGCGCACCGGGCCGGGGCAGGACCGGGCCTGCGGGGTCAGCCCGCCGCGTCGCGCGGCTGA